Genomic segment of Populus nigra chromosome 6, ddPopNigr1.1, whole genome shotgun sequence:
ATATGGTGTAGAGATAGGAAAAGTAGTTCGGCTTTTGTTGGCTGAAGGTCTTATAGAAGACAGACCAGGGGATATCATGGAGGATGTAGCAGCAAATGTTCTTAAGGAATTGATTGACCTAGGAATGcttcaaaaagaagaagaatatgcCTCAGTAGAAGTCCCTGCCTCGTATGTCCAGTTATGTATTCTTAAATTGGAGAAACaagattttgtttctaaaacTGCAAACTCACCTGTGCGTTTACGGATCAGAGATGATGGAAGGGATATCTATCCTAACGTTGAAGGCCTTCTAATTCAATCTCTATTTATTAATAGTGGAagctattattattttgatcctCCCCGATGCCTATCACGGGCCTATATGAGAAATGTTTGTGGTATGCACTTTCTGTTGGTGCTGGATTTGGATGGCGGGATAGAGTGCTTACCTGATGAATTGGGAGACTTGATTCACCTGAGGTACTTACGCTTGTTTAACTCACATCTAGATGAGCTTCCAGGGACTTTAGGGAATCTTAAAAGACTGCAAACTTTGGATATAAGGATGTGTCGACAACTACGCAAACTACCAATAGAAATTCTGCATatccaacagttgagacaccTTCTAATGTCCGACGGCGTTAATGATTGTGAAATTAGAGTTCCGAAGGGCATTGGAACATTGGTAAATCTTCACACTTTGTCTGGTATTTATGGTGGAGATGATATTGCCATAGAATTGATTGCCTTAACCCAGCTACGAGAGCTCGGCGTTAAGCGTGTGAATGACGATCATGCCAGTGAGCTGTTTGCAGCTATAAAGAAGATGGAGAACCTCACATCCCTATCGCTAGAAGCAGAGGAAAACTACTTCGAATCTACACGTTTCTCTATTTTTCCTGAATTGGATGCGTTTTCTCTGTTGGggattccgaccggtgatgtactgatatttgctcatCGGAGGCttagcacactgacacaatatttaacgtggttcggcaaaaccgcctacatccacgggagaggttcattttattagagatagagaaaggatacaataaatacatgtagaggaggaggattacatccactctactcaactctctcaactctcttgctgcacttgcagctgctgcaatggcagcaaggctgctgccattgcagcccctctttctctcttcttctcttctcttcacgttctcacaactctctcattttgctctcacataatgcctctatttataggcatttcatggcagctcttcttgctttgttgtcaacattggtggctgccaaactcctcttcttcttcaacaaaggtggctgccaatagtcaatggttggtgccaaccatttgctgcacatgcaatggcaaccaacctaacaatcaccccctttgccattcatgtggggcaactgtcctcttgcttcttcagcacaggcttgcatcttgcagctcttccaagcttaccattctgagagcgtctgtggccgagtttacaggtactcgccaaacctttcaatcattagagttaccaaagcacaccttttctcacacaaaaggatcactacaaccagatggtctgccacttcacatctgaagagtgttaacgcttgtctctggaacacaacgttccccttcgagcgtatcaaccatgctcggtccggaatgattcatcaagccttacattaaggcttacaacaccccctcaaacgaaaatttctatttccaagtgcgacagtcattatctgagtatctcaatatgatcacgagctcaccactcttccaagagtctactcatccaggagttgcgcctgccctctgttccaccctaggaaccacgccttacttctccgtgagtctctcgctcttagtcgtaatagtccaggtagctctccaccttcacctatgggggcagcccattaaaggttgatccatatctgtcttcatactctgagtattacaatgccattaccgagctcaccaccttgacaagagtcaactcgttcccggaacctgcgcatgcccttctgcttcttcatagcagccgcATCTtagtgctccacaagtcacacacttattgtccaaggcaaatgtcttctagctcattgatctttagcatgggggcaatatccatgaaagtcaatcctgcatttgtctccatactcatcatagccacttcattggctatacacctgtccactcatatctagccatcacattggctctagggcgttctgaactgggcttacatcgtggcccacacaccttctccttaggtgtctccgctcgtcgtcatgcggcggtctgaactggggcttctatcacgaccctcacacaccttccatctaggtgtcttcacctttcataggtggtcgcatcctccttcagctgagatgcttcaaagtggctccagaattctctaccaccatgtgcactatgggagagatagctgccactaatcacatagaaagagaaacttgcggtatactcctcgcaatcctccacctcgatttctatgtttggagcttctatgcctttctgcttgacagctccacctacaccaactctctctagtgtcttcgcctttcgtcataggcggtcgccttttatcataggcgtttgcaccccctcaattaggtgcctctgcaacagctctctttccatccttgcatgcattggaaaggtcttcgcctgttgtcttcatcaagagcataagagacttcctgttgtacaaactttaacagtctctgctctgagcttcatctaggaactcttcttctccttgcacctgttgtctcattacagtacctcgttggatcctacgggtactcctgcacaatctccgcgtgccctcgtgcaatttctgttctccagattttcccttattccttgcttatgtttgacagcagctcatcctgtcacaacacctgtcgaaatcaaaatagggtgccaatctttatccccttgctgtattcctcttccattatcagggtcttcatcaattctcccctcgagaaatcacagtcaccgaatctaacttctttggagaaatc
This window contains:
- the LOC133696587 gene encoding putative disease resistance protein At1g58400 — protein: MPYFNFTQEIGKPDLVTEEIRGIESEASFFLSTSAAEGLRSSRVSDITGESSSSETFKSNYAKLPDYLKSCLDYSAIVCGRYGVEIGKVVRLLLAEGLIEDRPGDIMEDVAANVLKELIDLGMLQKEEEYASVEVPASYVQLCILKLEKQDFVSKTANSPVRLRIRDDGRDIYPNVEGLLIQSLFINSGSYYYFDPPRCLSRAYMRNVCGMHFLLVLDLDGGIECLPDELGDLIHLRYLRLFNSHLDELPGTLGNLKRLQTLDIRMCRQLRKLPIEILHIQQLRHLLMSDGVNDCEIRVPKGIGTLVNLHTLSGIYGGDDIAIELIALTQLRELGVKRVNDDHASELFAAIKKMENLTSLSLEAEENYFESTRFSIFPELDAFSLLGIPTGDVLIFAHRRLSTLTQYLTWFGKTAYIHGRGSFY